From Microcystis aeruginosa NIES-2549, a single genomic window includes:
- a CDS encoding LysR family transcriptional regulator, with protein MIHATLHQLIVFEATARHGSFTRAAEELSITQPTVSTQMKQLTKAVGLPLFEQIGKRLYLTEAGRSLLVTCQAVLKDLDNFEMAIADIKGIKQGKLRLAAVSTAQYLIPQILGPFCQQYQGVDVSLELTNHQDLEARIINNVDDLYILSEPPEDLNLEIQPFLENPLVVIARKDHPLAGQKKIPIKRLQGEPFIMREMGSGIRRAVQQIFLDHGITLSLRLEIGNNEAIKQAVAGGLGISVLSQHVLNLDPPNGEFTILDVEDFPIQRHWYVVYPKDKKLSVIAKTFLDYLLSGELGA; from the coding sequence TTGATTCACGCCACTTTACATCAACTGATTGTCTTTGAAGCGACCGCTCGTCATGGCAGTTTCACCAGGGCTGCTGAAGAACTATCGATCACCCAACCCACCGTTTCCACCCAGATGAAACAACTGACTAAAGCAGTGGGTTTACCCTTATTTGAACAGATAGGCAAACGTTTGTATTTAACCGAGGCCGGACGCAGTTTATTAGTAACCTGTCAGGCAGTCCTCAAGGATCTTGATAACTTTGAGATGGCGATCGCTGATATCAAGGGCATTAAACAGGGTAAACTGCGTTTAGCGGCGGTATCCACAGCCCAATATTTAATCCCTCAGATCCTAGGTCCTTTTTGTCAACAGTACCAAGGGGTGGATGTGTCCCTAGAATTGACCAATCACCAAGACCTAGAAGCAAGGATCATCAATAATGTTGATGACCTATATATTTTAAGCGAACCTCCCGAAGATCTAAACCTGGAGATTCAACCGTTTCTGGAAAATCCCCTTGTGGTCATTGCACGCAAAGATCACCCCCTAGCGGGACAGAAAAAAATTCCGATTAAACGGCTGCAAGGGGAACCTTTTATTATGCGGGAAATGGGATCGGGAATTAGACGGGCAGTACAGCAAATTTTTCTCGACCACGGCATCACTTTATCTCTGCGTTTGGAAATCGGCAATAATGAAGCCATTAAACAAGCAGTCGCCGGTGGTTTAGGAATCTCGGTTCTGTCTCAGCACGTCTTAAATTTAGATCCTCCCAATGGGGAATTTACCATCCTTGACGTGGAAGACTTTCCCATCCAACGCCATTGGTATGTGGTTTATCCCAAGGATAAAAAACTATCCGTGATCGCCAAGACTTTTCTTGATTATCTCCTCTCAGGGGAATTAGGGGCATAA
- a CDS encoding recombinase family protein: MVLQVIALTSPMTATPSNDLSAWERLEQGRQAKASNGGYAGYGSPAFGQRSIDGELVDDPEECRVIELIRRHHKSGKSLQKIADWLNEQGYTTKRGQPWQRISVKRVLDRLYGKVSRISGVTLQADQNPEVLTPASRDAAPETIRG, translated from the coding sequence ATGGTTTTGCAAGTTATTGCATTGACATCCCCTATGACAGCGACCCCTTCAAACGATTTATCTGCCTGGGAGCGGCTAGAACAAGGTAGACAAGCAAAAGCAAGCAACGGTGGTTATGCGGGCTACGGCTCCCCTGCCTTTGGACAACGATCGATCGATGGGGAATTAGTGGATGATCCGGAAGAGTGCCGGGTCATTGAACTGATTCGCCGTCATCACAAATCGGGGAAATCCTTGCAGAAGATCGCCGATTGGCTTAATGAACAAGGCTACACCACCAAACGTGGTCAACCATGGCAGCGTATTTCCGTAAAGCGGGTGCTGGATCGACTTTATGGAAAGGTGTCCAGAATTTCCGGAGTAACCCTTCAGGCCGACCAGAACCCGGAAGTACTCACCCCAGCGTCTCGTGATGCCGCTCCTGAAACCATTAGAGGCTGA
- a CDS encoding P-II family nitrogen regulator gives MAKPAKKLVIVTEKILLKKVAKIIEECGATGYTVMDTGGKGSRNVRSSGQPHVSETDTNVKFEVLTPDRIMAQNIAKQVADQFFLNFAGMIYICDAEVLYGQSFCGPEGCEI, from the coding sequence ATGGCCAAACCAGCCAAAAAGCTCGTCATCGTCACAGAAAAGATTTTGCTGAAAAAAGTCGCCAAGATCATCGAAGAATGCGGGGCGACCGGTTACACGGTGATGGATACTGGCGGTAAGGGCAGCCGCAACGTGCGCTCTTCGGGACAACCCCACGTTTCCGAAACCGACACGAATGTCAAGTTCGAGGTACTCACCCCCGATCGAATTATGGCCCAAAATATTGCCAAGCAGGTTGCCGATCAGTTTTTCCTCAATTTTGCGGGCATGATCTATATCTGTGATGCGGAGGTTCTGTACGGACAGAGTTTCTGTGGACCAGAGGGCTGTGAAATCTAG
- the trxA gene encoding thioredoxin, with the protein MGTATFIQDETEFDSLLKSESLLVVDCTATWCGPCKLVAPLIDRLADDYRDRAKVFKLDLDSNKPVAKRFGIKSIPAVMVFKQGKLIETLVGVKPYEEFTAAVERQL; encoded by the coding sequence ATGGGTACGGCTACATTTATTCAAGATGAAACTGAATTCGATTCCCTCTTAAAGAGTGAATCACTGTTGGTGGTAGATTGCACAGCAACCTGGTGTGGACCTTGCAAACTGGTGGCACCGTTGATCGATCGATTGGCCGATGACTATCGCGATCGCGCCAAAGTCTTCAAACTTGACCTGGACAGTAACAAACCCGTAGCCAAACGCTTTGGAATTAAAAGTATTCCGGCTGTCATGGTATTTAAACAGGGGAAATTGATAGAAACATTAGTTGGGGTTAAACCCTATGAAGAATTTACGGCTGCGGTAGAACGACAATTATAA
- a CDS encoding CP12 domain-containing protein: MLQAQEIMTQNVVTIRGSATVADAVKLMKEKQLRGLIVEPRHEQDPYGIVTETDIVYKVAAFGHDPKTMRVYEIMAKPCVVVNPELGVEYVARLFAQTRIRRAPVIQGKTLLGIISVSDILFKSDFVEKPKRLFIEDEIEAAREDARAICAAKGETSPDCAAAWDVVEELQAEASHQRAKKQGTNSLQSYCEANPDALECRIYED, translated from the coding sequence ATGCTGCAAGCTCAAGAAATTATGACCCAAAACGTTGTCACCATTCGTGGTTCGGCAACGGTTGCCGATGCCGTGAAATTGATGAAAGAAAAACAACTGCGGGGATTGATTGTCGAACCGCGCCATGAACAGGACCCCTATGGAATTGTCACCGAAACTGACATCGTTTACAAAGTGGCGGCCTTTGGCCACGATCCTAAAACTATGCGGGTCTATGAAATTATGGCCAAGCCCTGTGTGGTTGTCAATCCCGAACTGGGGGTGGAATATGTGGCCCGGTTATTTGCTCAAACCCGCATTCGCCGCGCACCAGTGATTCAGGGCAAAACTTTGCTGGGCATTATTTCTGTGAGTGATATTCTCTTCAAGAGCGATTTTGTTGAAAAGCCCAAGCGGTTGTTCATTGAAGATGAAATTGAAGCAGCCCGGGAAGACGCACGGGCAATTTGTGCGGCCAAGGGTGAAACCTCTCCCGATTGCGCCGCAGCCTGGGATGTGGTGGAGGAACTCCAAGCCGAAGCCTCCCATCAACGGGCTAAAAAACAGGGGACTAACTCACTTCAGTCCTACTGCGAAGCCAATCCCGATGCCTTAGAGTGCCGCATTTATGAGGATTAA
- a CDS encoding SulP family inorganic anion transporter, with protein MEITNRIHFDNLRGDIFGGLTAAIVSLPLALAFGVASGAGAISGLYGAVCVGFFAALFGGTPTLISEPTGPMTVVMTAIVASLTARNPELGLPMAFTVVMLAGIFQILFGIFKMGKYITLMPYSVISGFMSGIGVILIILQIPPFLGQAAPKGGVLGTVQKIPELLSNINPPEAILGAITLAIIFLMPSKFKRFVPPQLLALVIGTLISLFFFQGVEIRRIGDIPVGLPTLQMPTFSAAQMITMLVDGAVLGMLGCIDTLLTAVIADSLTRTEHKSNKELIGQGIGNLVSGICGGLPGAGATMGTVVNIQTGATTALSGITRALILLVVVLWAAGLTKSIPMAVLAGIALKVGIDILDWSFLKRSHKISLKGTLIMYGVLLLTVFVDLIVAVGVGVFIANILTIDRLSELQAQEVKTITDNDDEILLSPEEKRLLNQANGRIILFYLSGPMIFGVSKAIAREHTAMKEADVLILDLSDVPLLGVTASLAIENAIKDAIDKGLQVFIVGATSKIQHRLERLGILAQIPPDHVLMDRTIALQQAVTFVKTHPHQEPEDFEVNQGVYPT; from the coding sequence ATGGAAATAACCAATCGTATTCATTTTGACAATTTGCGGGGTGATATCTTCGGTGGTCTAACAGCTGCCATCGTTTCTCTCCCTCTAGCTCTCGCTTTCGGGGTAGCTTCTGGGGCTGGTGCGATCTCTGGTTTGTACGGTGCTGTCTGTGTGGGTTTTTTTGCTGCCCTTTTTGGTGGCACCCCCACGTTAATTTCGGAACCGACGGGGCCGATGACGGTAGTAATGACGGCGATCGTGGCCAGTTTAACCGCCAGAAATCCCGAATTAGGCCTACCCATGGCCTTTACGGTAGTCATGTTAGCGGGCATTTTCCAGATTCTGTTCGGTATCTTCAAAATGGGTAAATACATTACCCTGATGCCCTATAGCGTTATTTCCGGCTTTATGTCTGGGATCGGGGTAATCCTGATTATTCTGCAAATTCCGCCCTTTTTAGGGCAAGCCGCTCCCAAAGGAGGGGTTTTAGGCACAGTGCAGAAAATCCCAGAACTACTCTCTAATATCAATCCCCCTGAAGCCATTCTGGGGGCGATCACCTTGGCGATCATCTTCCTGATGCCCTCGAAATTCAAGCGTTTTGTCCCCCCTCAGTTATTAGCTTTGGTGATAGGAACTCTGATTTCGCTGTTTTTCTTCCAAGGTGTTGAAATTCGCCGGATTGGGGATATTCCCGTGGGTTTACCCACCTTGCAAATGCCCACCTTTAGTGCTGCCCAAATGATCACAATGTTGGTGGATGGGGCAGTTTTAGGGATGTTGGGTTGTATTGATACCCTATTAACGGCGGTAATTGCCGATAGTTTGACCCGTACCGAACACAAATCGAATAAAGAATTGATCGGTCAAGGTATTGGTAACTTAGTATCAGGAATCTGTGGCGGTTTACCCGGTGCCGGGGCCACGATGGGAACTGTCGTCAATATTCAAACCGGTGCGACCACTGCTCTTTCTGGCATTACTCGCGCTTTAATTTTATTAGTCGTCGTTCTCTGGGCCGCAGGTTTAACTAAGAGTATCCCCATGGCGGTATTAGCGGGGATTGCCCTAAAAGTGGGGATCGATATTCTCGACTGGAGTTTCCTGAAACGCTCTCACAAGATTTCTCTGAAAGGGACGCTAATCATGTACGGTGTACTGTTATTAACAGTATTCGTCGATCTGATCGTTGCTGTGGGTGTGGGGGTCTTTATTGCTAATATTCTCACCATCGATCGCCTCAGTGAACTGCAAGCGCAGGAAGTGAAAACGATCACCGATAACGATGACGAGATTCTCCTAAGTCCAGAAGAAAAACGGTTACTCAACCAAGCTAACGGTCGCATCATCCTATTTTATCTCAGTGGTCCGATGATCTTTGGAGTCTCGAAAGCGATCGCCAGAGAACACACAGCCATGAAGGAAGCGGATGTTTTAATCTTGGACTTGAGTGATGTGCCTTTGTTAGGGGTGACAGCTTCTTTAGCGATCGAAAATGCGATTAAAGATGCGATCGATAAAGGTTTACAAGTCTTCATCGTTGGTGCCACCAGCAAAATCCAGCATCGTTTGGAACGTCTTGGCATTTTAGCCCAAATCCCCCCCGATCATGTGCTAATGGACAGAACCATCGCCCTACAACAAGCGGTAACTTTTGTCAAGACCCATCCTCACCAAGAACCGGAGGATTTTGAGGTTAATCAAGGGGTTTACCCGACATAA
- a CDS encoding CBS domain-containing protein — MALMSFDTPLSWAPDLEKAINRQPLTVPPTTSLADAIAMIGQAHSRLCLLTDDLYPLAAPAGEARVSCLLVVQGQELLGILTERDVVRLTAQGINLTETTVADVMVHPLITLPQQSAQDIFAALFLFRRYRIRHLPIVDDQGHLIGVISHESIRQILRPANLLRFRRVSDVMTSQVVQAPLTATVLQLAQLMAEHRVSCVVITQRDSEDNDCPVGIVTERDLVQFQAVQIDLHKTRAQTVMSTPLFLLSPEDSLWTAHQEMQKRRVGRLVVSWNWGRGLGIVTQTSLLRVFDPMEMYGVIENLQQTIQQLESERSPSLPSPPADLLPQRTRTPSEKESAGDRELLLALLDNAYKDVKYMLANLDIVVEQRRSLLQSVLDKLEYLGREISS, encoded by the coding sequence ATGGCGCTGATGTCCTTTGATACACCTCTGAGTTGGGCCCCCGATCTGGAAAAGGCGATCAATCGCCAACCCTTGACGGTGCCGCCAACCACTTCTCTGGCAGATGCGATCGCCATGATCGGTCAGGCCCATAGCCGTCTGTGTTTACTCACCGATGACCTATACCCTCTAGCTGCTCCGGCCGGAGAAGCGCGTGTTAGCTGTCTGCTGGTGGTGCAAGGACAAGAGTTATTAGGAATTTTGACAGAACGCGATGTGGTGCGACTCACCGCCCAAGGAATTAACCTGACCGAGACAACCGTTGCCGATGTGATGGTGCATCCCCTGATCACCTTACCCCAGCAATCTGCTCAAGACATTTTTGCTGCCCTGTTTTTGTTTCGTCGCTACCGCATTCGCCATTTGCCGATTGTGGATGACCAAGGACACTTAATCGGGGTGATTTCCCATGAAAGTATTCGCCAGATATTGCGTCCGGCCAATCTGTTGCGGTTTCGTCGCGTATCGGATGTGATGACCAGTCAAGTGGTACAGGCCCCACTCACCGCCACAGTCTTGCAATTGGCCCAGTTAATGGCGGAACATCGTGTCAGTTGTGTGGTGATCACCCAACGAGATTCAGAGGACAATGACTGCCCGGTGGGTATTGTGACAGAGCGAGATCTTGTTCAGTTTCAAGCAGTTCAAATTGATCTGCACAAAACTAGGGCCCAGACGGTGATGAGTACGCCCTTATTTCTCCTCAGCCCCGAGGATTCCCTGTGGACGGCCCATCAGGAAATGCAAAAACGGCGGGTGGGGCGTTTGGTGGTTTCTTGGAACTGGGGTCGGGGGTTGGGCATTGTTACACAAACCAGTCTGTTAAGGGTTTTTGACCCGATGGAAATGTATGGGGTGATTGAAAATTTACAACAAACCATTCAACAGCTAGAGTCCGAGCGATCGCCCTCCCTTCCTTCCCCACCAGCGGACTTATTACCCCAACGGACCCGCACCCCATCAGAAAAAGAGAGCGCTGGCGATCGCGAATTATTACTGGCCTTGCTGGATAATGCCTACAAAGACGTAAAGTATATGTTGGCTAACTTAGATATTGTCGTCGAGCAGCGGCGATCTTTGCTTCAATCTGTTCTAGATAAGCTTGAGTACCTCGGCCGTGAAATTAGCTCTTAG
- a CDS encoding sodium-dependent bicarbonate transport family permease, with the protein MDFFSLFVMDFIQQLQSPTLAFLIGGMIIAALGSELVIPESICTIIVFMLLTKIGLTGGIAIRNSNLTEMVLPMIFAVIVGIIVVFVARYTLANLPKVKVVDAIATGGLFGAVSGSTMAAGLTVLEEQKIPYEAWAGALYPFMDIPALVTAIVVANIYLNKKKQKEAAHDHESFSKQPVAAGDYSDQQDYPSSRQEYLSLQQPADNRVKIWPIIEESLRGPALSAMLLGLALGIFTQPETVYKSFYDPLFRGLLSILMLVMGMEAWSRVGELRKVAQWYVVYSVLAPFVHGLIAFGLGMVAHYATGFSWGGVVVLAVIASSSSDISGPPTLRAGIPSANPSAYIGASTAIGTPVAIGLCIPFFLGLAQALSGG; encoded by the coding sequence GTGGATTTTTTCTCATTGTTTGTCATGGACTTTATCCAGCAGTTGCAGTCGCCAACGCTGGCCTTTTTGATTGGTGGGATGATCATTGCTGCTCTCGGGAGTGAATTGGTCATTCCAGAGTCGATTTGTACGATCATCGTCTTCATGCTGCTGACCAAAATCGGTCTGACCGGCGGGATTGCCATCCGCAATTCCAACCTGACGGAAATGGTATTACCAATGATCTTTGCCGTCATAGTAGGGATTATTGTGGTCTTCGTCGCCCGCTATACCTTAGCCAATCTGCCCAAGGTGAAAGTGGTAGATGCGATCGCTACTGGGGGATTATTTGGAGCCGTGAGTGGCTCGACTATGGCCGCCGGTCTGACGGTACTCGAAGAACAAAAGATCCCCTACGAGGCTTGGGCCGGCGCACTCTATCCTTTTATGGATATCCCGGCGCTGGTAACGGCGATCGTGGTGGCTAACATTTATCTTAACAAGAAGAAGCAGAAAGAAGCGGCCCACGACCACGAGTCTTTTAGCAAGCAGCCGGTGGCGGCCGGGGATTATTCCGATCAGCAGGATTATCCCAGCAGTCGGCAGGAATATCTCAGCCTACAGCAGCCAGCGGATAATCGGGTCAAGATCTGGCCGATCATTGAAGAAAGCCTGCGCGGACCGGCCCTATCGGCCATGTTATTAGGTTTGGCTTTGGGCATATTCACCCAGCCGGAAACTGTCTATAAAAGCTTCTACGATCCCCTCTTTCGTGGCTTGCTTTCGATCTTGATGCTAGTCATGGGGATGGAGGCTTGGTCAAGGGTGGGTGAACTGCGTAAGGTGGCCCAGTGGTATGTCGTCTATAGCGTCCTAGCACCCTTTGTGCATGGTCTAATCGCCTTCGGTCTCGGCATGGTTGCCCACTACGCCACCGGGTTCAGCTGGGGCGGTGTCGTGGTTCTGGCCGTCATCGCTTCCTCTAGTTCCGACATCTCTGGGCCGCCCACGTTGCGGGCCGGTATCCCCTCGGCTAATCCCTCCGCCTATATAGGCGCGTCCACGGCCATCGGTACGCCCGTAGCGATCGGCTTATGTATCCCGTTCTTCCTTGGTCTTGCCCAGGCCCTCAGCGGCGGCTAG
- a CDS encoding tyrosine-type recombinase/integrase, translating into MKKSACKVGLDDKKIVTHCGRRSCITELSRRGTDLKTIQAVSGHASIANLQRYIELDPDRTKNALEKIFS; encoded by the coding sequence TTGAAAAAATCCGCGTGTAAAGTCGGACTGGATGACAAAAAAATTGTCACTCACTGCGGCCGCCGTTCTTGTATCACCGAATTGTCACGCCGGGGAACCGACCTTAAAACAATTCAAGCGGTGAGCGGACACGCTTCGATCGCGAATTTACAGCGCTATATTGAATTAGATCCCGATCGCACAAAAAACGCGCTTGAAAAGATTTTTAGTTAA
- a CDS encoding SUMF1/EgtB/PvdO family nonheme iron enzyme: MLDQMMKMLEGQQIGPYRLNKFLGAGGFGGVFHASEMVRNTSVQEVAIKVIPESSDDKLIELTNARKLEHSNLIKAYSVGEFTFLNTEMLYLVMELAQGSLENHIAKGGLSADEIKNITAQVAQGLNYLHGQNKVHRDLKPGNILKVNQQYKLADFGLIRTLNNKSHTQTVHNSGTIIYMPPEAFRGDISSAWDLWSLGIMLIEMTTNQLPYKFNNDIHQLMAKVMNCELQIPSLPKEFKQIIEGCLQKDRKQRWTAQQVLNALQPLGWTSPPSPPPAPAAVKKPVSPIPLIASPTPFTEKLPNGVTLEMVSLPAGKFLMGSPDSDSDAWDSEKPPHQVKVNSFAIGKYPVTQAQYEAVMGTNPSRFKNNPQNPVERVSWNNAQAFCQKLSQITGKTYRLPTEAEWEYACRAGTTTRYYFGDDASQLGDYAWYSANSQSKTHPVGQKKPNAWGLYDMIGNVWEWCEDDWHDNYIGAPKDGSAWLIKNDNRSQSLKCLRGGSWYDYPNLCRSANRSGGNPLGDYINYGFRVVCGAGGKSIATVTSTPLPKESPTPLTNFTEKLPNGVTLEMVSLPAGKFLMGSPDSDSDAWDSEKPPHQVKVNSFAIGKYPVTQAQYEAVMGTNPSRFKNNPQNPVERVSWNNAQAFCQKLSQITGKTYRLPTEAEWEYACRAGTTTRYYFGDDANQLGDYAWYKGNSRYKTHPVGEKKPNAWGLYDMSGNVFEWCEDDWHNSYENAPKDGSAWLTNDTDYQIVRGGSWSFNPNDCRSAYRSSNDRRDYIDLTIGFRVVCGAGRTL; this comes from the coding sequence ATGCTAGACCAAATGATGAAGATGTTGGAAGGGCAACAAATAGGCCCCTATCGTCTTAATAAGTTTCTCGGTGCCGGTGGTTTTGGGGGTGTATTTCATGCTAGTGAAATGGTCAGAAATACATCGGTCCAAGAAGTTGCTATTAAAGTTATTCCCGAAAGTAGCGATGATAAATTAATTGAATTAACAAATGCCAGAAAGTTAGAACATTCTAATTTAATTAAGGCTTATTCAGTGGGGGAATTTACTTTTCTCAATACGGAGATGCTTTATTTAGTGATGGAATTGGCACAGGGTAGCCTAGAAAATCACATCGCTAAAGGCGGTTTGTCAGCGGATGAGATTAAAAATATTACTGCTCAAGTCGCCCAAGGTTTAAATTATCTTCATGGACAAAATAAAGTCCATCGAGATTTAAAACCGGGTAATATCCTCAAGGTTAATCAACAATACAAGTTAGCAGATTTTGGCTTAATTAGAACCTTAAATAACAAAAGTCACACTCAAACAGTCCACAATAGCGGTACAATTATTTATATGCCTCCCGAAGCCTTTAGGGGGGATATTTCCTCAGCCTGGGATCTGTGGTCATTGGGTATTATGTTAATCGAAATGACCACTAATCAACTTCCCTATAAGTTTAATAATGATATTCACCAGTTAATGGCGAAGGTGATGAATTGTGAGCTACAAATCCCTAGTTTACCGAAAGAGTTTAAACAGATTATTGAAGGGTGTTTGCAAAAAGATAGAAAACAAAGATGGACAGCACAACAGGTTTTAAATGCCTTACAACCTCTGGGATGGACTTCTCCCCCGTCACCTCCACCAGCACCGGCAGCAGTCAAAAAGCCTGTTTCACCAATACCCCTAATTGCTTCACCTACTCCATTTACCGAAAAACTACCCAACGGAGTAACACTAGAGATGGTGAGCTTACCAGCAGGTAAATTTCTCATGGGATCTCCTGACAGTGATTCTGATGCTTGGGATTCTGAAAAGCCTCCACACCAAGTTAAAGTCAACAGTTTTGCGATTGGGAAATATCCAGTGACTCAGGCACAATATGAAGCGGTAATGGGAACCAATCCCTCTCGGTTTAAAAACAATCCGCAAAATCCGGTAGAAAGGGTTAGTTGGAACAATGCTCAAGCTTTTTGTCAAAAATTGAGTCAAATAACAGGGAAAACCTATCGCCTACCGACGGAAGCGGAATGGGAATATGCTTGTCGTGCGGGGACCACTACTCGCTATTATTTCGGTGATGATGCTAGTCAGTTAGGAGATTACGCTTGGTATAGCGCAAATTCTCAGAGTAAAACTCATCCTGTGGGACAGAAAAAACCCAATGCTTGGGGACTGTATGACATGATTGGCAATGTTTGGGAGTGGTGCGAAGACGATTGGCACGATAACTATATCGGAGCGCCAAAGGATGGATCGGCGTGGCTTATCAAGAACGATAATCGTTCTCAGTCTCTTAAGTGTCTGCGGGGCGGTTCTTGGTACGACTACCCTAATCTCTGTCGTTCTGCCAACCGCAGCGGGGGCAACCCCCTCGGCGACTACATCAACTACGGTTTTCGGGTAGTGTGCGGTGCTGGGGGGAAAAGTATCGCTACTGTAACATCTACACCCCTACCTAAAGAATCGCCAACTCCACTGACAAACTTTACCGAAAAACTACCCAACGGAGTAACACTAGAGATGGTGAGCTTACCAGCAGGTAAATTTCTCATGGGATCTCCTGACAGTGATTCTGATGCTTGGGATTCTGAAAAGCCTCCACACCAAGTTAAAGTCAACAGTTTTGCGATTGGGAAATATCCAGTGACTCAGGCACAATATGAAGCGGTAATGGGAACCAATCCCTCTCGGTTTAAAAACAATCCGCAAAATCCGGTAGAAAGGGTTAGTTGGAACAATGCTCAAGCTTTTTGTCAAAAATTGAGTCAAATAACAGGGAAAACCTATCGCCTACCGACGGAAGCGGAATGGGAATATGCTTGTCGTGCGGGGACCACTACTCGCTATTATTTCGGTGATGATGCTAATCAGTTAGGAGATTACGCTTGGTATAAAGGAAATTCTCGGTATAAGACTCATCCTGTTGGTGAGAAAAAGCCCAATGCTTGGGGACTCTATGACATGAGCGGCAATGTTTTCGAGTGGTGCGAGGACGATTGGCATAATAGCTATGAGAATGCGCCAAAGGATGGCAGTGCTTGGCTGACAAATGATACTGATTATCAAATAGTGCGGGGCGGTTCTTGGTCTTTTAATCCCAATGACTGCCGTTCCGCTTACCGCAGCAGTAACGACCGCCGCGACTACATCGACCTCACCATCGGTTTTCGGGTGGTGTGCGGTGCTGGGAGGACTCTGTAA